In Streptomyces sp. DG2A-72, one genomic interval encodes:
- a CDS encoding acyl-CoA dehydrogenase family protein, with the protein MNLELSEEQTAVRQLARDFVDREIAPNVVAWDRAEDVDRAIVKKLAAVGFLGLTIDEEYGGSGGDHLAYCLVTEELGRGDSSVRGIVSVSLGLVAKTIAAWGSEEQKRRWLPGLTSGAYVGCFGLTEPGTGSDAGNLATRAVRDGEDYVINGTKMFITNGTWADVVLLFARSTDSPGRKGVSAFLVPTATPGLSRRAIHGKLGLRGQATAELVLEDVRVPASAMLAPEGKGFSVAMSALAKGRMSVAAGCVGIAQAALDAAVTYATEREQFGRTIAHHQLVQELICDIAVDVDAARLLTWRVADLVDRGLPFATESSKAKLFASEAAVRAANNALQVFGGYGYIDEYPAGKLLRDARVMTLYEGTSQIQKLVIGRALTGVSAF; encoded by the coding sequence ATGAACCTGGAGCTCAGCGAGGAGCAGACCGCCGTACGGCAGCTCGCCCGGGACTTCGTGGACCGCGAGATCGCCCCGAACGTCGTCGCCTGGGACCGTGCGGAGGACGTCGACCGGGCGATCGTGAAGAAGCTCGCCGCGGTCGGCTTCTTGGGGCTGACGATCGACGAGGAGTACGGCGGCAGCGGCGGCGACCATCTCGCGTACTGCCTGGTGACGGAGGAACTCGGCCGCGGCGACTCGTCCGTGCGCGGCATCGTGTCGGTCTCGCTCGGCCTGGTCGCCAAGACCATCGCCGCCTGGGGGAGCGAGGAGCAGAAGCGCCGCTGGCTGCCGGGACTGACCTCCGGCGCGTACGTCGGCTGCTTCGGCCTCACCGAGCCGGGCACCGGCTCCGACGCGGGCAACCTCGCCACACGCGCCGTCCGGGACGGCGAGGACTACGTCATCAACGGCACCAAGATGTTCATCACGAACGGCACGTGGGCCGACGTGGTCCTGCTCTTCGCCCGCTCCACGGACTCGCCCGGCCGCAAGGGCGTCTCCGCGTTCCTCGTGCCGACCGCCACGCCCGGCCTCTCCCGCCGCGCCATCCACGGCAAGCTCGGCCTGCGCGGCCAGGCCACCGCCGAACTCGTCCTCGAGGACGTCCGCGTCCCCGCCTCCGCGATGCTCGCGCCCGAGGGCAAGGGCTTCTCGGTCGCCATGTCGGCGCTGGCCAAGGGGCGGATGTCGGTGGCGGCGGGCTGCGTCGGCATAGCGCAGGCCGCGCTGGACGCGGCGGTGACGTACGCGACCGAGCGTGAGCAGTTCGGCAGGACCATCGCCCACCATCAGCTCGTACAGGAGCTGATATGTGACATAGCAGTCGACGTCGACGCCGCCCGACTGCTGACCTGGCGCGTCGCCGACCTCGTCGACCGCGGCCTGCCCTTCGCCACCGAGTCCTCCAAGGCCAAGCTGTTCGCCTCGGAGGCCGCCGTCCGCGCCGCCAACAACGCCCTCCAGGTCTTCGGCGGCTACGGCTACATCGACGAGTACCCGGCGGGCAAGCTGCTGCGCGACGCCCGCGTGATGACCCTCTACGAGGGCACCAGCCAGATCCAGAAGCTGGTGATCGGGCGGGCGTTGACGGGCGTCTCGGCCTTCTAG
- a CDS encoding ABC transporter ATP-binding protein → MTRAISLHDVSKVYDHGVRVVDRLSLDIEPGEFLVLLGPSGCGKSTVLRMIAGLEEITEGELLLDGEYANDLPPSGRDMAMVFQNFALYPSMTSRDNIGFPLRFEAPGADPRPRVDATARMLGIEDLLDRLPGQLSGGERQRVAMGRAIARHPSAFLMDEPLSNLDAKLRNHLRAEISALTRELGVTTVYVTHDQAEAMSLGDRVAVLRGGILQQVGTARSVYALPRNVFVAAFIGIPRINLLRGLVRAPLDGAMTISLGKQYLRLPEPLSLDHQLLRVQQGREVIVGLRSEAIRIATPASARPGEAVLSGLVEHVEFQGHEVLVHFNTGSHPAVVPELEAPRPAHPVRRRRREGGTVLDRLRERAGARRAGPVVVLDPADAAPEPAPPEGRLPGDLIVRTTPDIELRHGMQVPLLVDIAHLFVFDRHGERICPAPARLPDLDG, encoded by the coding sequence ATGACACGCGCCATCTCTCTGCACGATGTGAGCAAGGTCTACGACCATGGTGTCCGTGTGGTGGACCGGCTGTCGCTGGACATCGAGCCCGGTGAGTTCCTGGTGCTGCTCGGGCCGTCCGGGTGCGGGAAGTCCACCGTGCTCAGAATGATCGCGGGGCTGGAGGAGATCACCGAGGGCGAGCTGCTGCTCGACGGCGAGTACGCCAACGATCTGCCGCCGTCCGGGCGGGACATGGCGATGGTCTTCCAGAACTTCGCGCTGTACCCGAGCATGACCAGCCGCGACAACATCGGCTTCCCGCTGCGTTTCGAGGCGCCCGGCGCGGACCCGCGCCCGCGCGTGGACGCCACCGCCCGCATGCTGGGCATCGAGGACCTCCTGGACCGCCTTCCCGGCCAGCTCTCCGGCGGCGAACGCCAGCGCGTCGCCATGGGCCGCGCCATCGCCCGGCACCCCTCCGCGTTCCTGATGGACGAGCCGCTGTCCAACCTCGACGCCAAGCTCCGCAACCACCTGCGGGCCGAAATATCCGCCCTCACCCGTGAGCTGGGCGTCACCACGGTGTACGTCACCCATGACCAGGCCGAGGCCATGTCGCTCGGCGACCGGGTCGCCGTCCTGCGCGGCGGCATCCTCCAGCAGGTCGGCACCGCGCGCTCGGTGTACGCGCTGCCCCGCAACGTCTTCGTCGCCGCCTTCATCGGCATCCCGCGCATCAACCTGCTGCGCGGCCTGGTGCGCGCCCCGCTCGACGGCGCCATGACCATCAGCCTCGGCAAGCAGTATCTGCGGCTGCCCGAACCCCTGTCCCTGGACCACCAGTTGCTCCGCGTCCAGCAGGGCCGGGAGGTCATCGTCGGCCTGCGCTCGGAGGCGATACGCATCGCCACACCGGCGTCCGCCCGGCCCGGTGAGGCGGTGCTCAGCGGTCTGGTCGAGCATGTGGAGTTCCAGGGTCACGAGGTCCTCGTCCACTTCAACACCGGCTCCCATCCGGCCGTCGTACCCGAGCTGGAGGCCCCGCGCCCGGCCCACCCGGTCCGGCGCCGGCGCCGCGAGGGCGGCACGGTCCTGGACCGCCTCCGGGAGCGCGCGGGCGCGCGGCGCGCAGGACCGGTCGTGGTCCTGGATCCGGCGGACGCCGCCCCCGAACCGGCGCCGCCCGAGGGCCGTCTCCCCGGCGACCTCATCGTCCGCACCACCCCGGACATCGAACTCCGGCACGGTATGCAGGTCCCCCTCCTCGTCGACATCGCCCACCTGTTCGTCTTCGACCGGCACGGCGAGCGGATCTGCCCGGCTCCGGCGCGTTTGCCGGACTTGGACGGGTGA
- a CDS encoding helix-turn-helix transcriptional regulator → MTAKDARAPELARLAGLVADETRAVCLLALLDGRAWTAGELARHAGVAASTLSEHLGRLVAGGLLAEERQGRHRYVRLADPQVAQLLEDLAGQVAPEAAARPRTLRESNAGSAMARGRTCYDHLAGRLGITLTDALTERGLLSQDTGFALTEAGLRWFDSVGIGLDREGRRPLARGCLDWTERRSHLAGVAGAALCRHVLDAGWCVRIGSERAVKVTPSGERALGELLGISAGALR, encoded by the coding sequence ATGACCGCCAAGGACGCCCGCGCCCCCGAGCTGGCCCGGCTCGCCGGGCTCGTCGCCGACGAGACGCGGGCCGTGTGTCTGCTCGCGCTGCTCGACGGGCGGGCGTGGACCGCCGGGGAGCTGGCCCGGCACGCGGGTGTCGCCGCGTCGACGCTGAGCGAGCACCTGGGCAGGCTCGTCGCGGGCGGACTGCTCGCGGAGGAGCGGCAGGGGCGCCATCGGTACGTCCGTCTCGCCGATCCGCAGGTCGCGCAGCTGCTGGAGGACCTGGCCGGACAGGTCGCCCCGGAAGCGGCAGCGCGCCCGCGCACCCTCCGGGAATCGAACGCCGGGTCCGCGATGGCCCGCGGCCGCACCTGCTACGACCACCTCGCCGGGCGGCTCGGCATCACGCTCACCGACGCACTGACCGAGCGCGGACTGCTGAGCCAGGACACCGGCTTCGCGCTCACGGAGGCGGGGCTGCGCTGGTTCGACTCCGTCGGCATCGGGCTCGACCGCGAGGGACGGCGTCCGCTGGCCCGGGGGTGCCTCGACTGGACCGAGCGCCGCTCGCATCTCGCGGGCGTCGCGGGCGCGGCGCTGTGCCGGCATGTCCTGGACGCGGGCTGGTGTGTGCGGATCGGATCCGAGCGGGCCGTGAAAGTGACTCCGTCGGGTGAGCGGGCGCTGGGGGAACTGCTCGGTATCTCGGCGGGGGCGTTGCGGTGA
- a CDS encoding aldehyde dehydrogenase family protein has protein sequence MKAHDGMYIDGAWRPAAGQDAVEVLNPADEQVIGRVPAGTAEDVDTAVRAARAALPGWAATPPAERAARLTALRDVLAARKDEIAETVTAELGSPLKFSEKVHAAVPIAVAGSYAELAATYAFEEKVGNSTVFHEPIGVVGAITPWNYPLHQIVAKVAPALAAGCTVVLKPAEDTPLVAQLFAEAVHEAGVPAGVFNLVTGLGPVAGQALAEHPGVDLVSFTGSTPVGRQIGATAGAAVKKVALELGGKSANVILPSADLAKAVNVGVANVMSNSGQTCSAWTRMLVHREQYEEAVELAATAAAKYGERIGPVVSAKQQARVRGYIEKGVAEGARIVAGGAEPPYGQGYFIAPTVFADVTPEMTIAQEEIFGPVLSIIRYEDEDDALRIANGTVYGLAGAVWAGDASEAVAFARRMDTGQVDINGGRFNPLAPFGGYKQSGVGRELGAHGLAEYLQTKSLQF, from the coding sequence ATGAAGGCACACGACGGCATGTACATCGACGGCGCCTGGCGCCCCGCCGCCGGCCAGGACGCGGTCGAGGTCCTGAACCCGGCCGACGAACAGGTCATCGGCCGGGTACCGGCCGGTACCGCCGAGGACGTCGACACCGCCGTACGGGCCGCCCGCGCCGCCCTCCCGGGCTGGGCCGCGACCCCGCCCGCCGAACGGGCCGCTCGGCTGACCGCCCTCCGGGACGTCCTCGCGGCCCGCAAGGACGAGATCGCCGAGACGGTCACGGCCGAGCTCGGCTCGCCGCTGAAGTTCTCCGAGAAGGTCCACGCGGCCGTCCCCATCGCGGTCGCGGGTTCCTACGCCGAGCTGGCGGCGACGTACGCCTTCGAGGAGAAGGTCGGCAACTCGACCGTCTTCCACGAGCCGATCGGCGTGGTCGGCGCGATCACGCCCTGGAACTACCCGCTCCACCAGATCGTCGCCAAGGTGGCTCCGGCACTGGCGGCAGGCTGCACGGTCGTGCTGAAGCCCGCCGAGGACACCCCGCTCGTCGCCCAGCTCTTCGCCGAGGCGGTCCACGAGGCGGGCGTCCCGGCCGGTGTCTTCAACCTCGTCACCGGCCTCGGCCCGGTCGCGGGCCAGGCCCTCGCCGAGCACCCGGGCGTCGACCTGGTCTCCTTCACCGGCTCCACGCCCGTCGGACGGCAGATCGGCGCGACCGCGGGCGCGGCCGTCAAGAAGGTCGCCCTGGAGCTGGGCGGCAAGTCCGCCAACGTCATCCTGCCGAGCGCCGACCTCGCCAAGGCCGTCAACGTCGGCGTCGCCAACGTCATGTCCAACTCCGGCCAGACATGCAGCGCGTGGACGCGGATGCTGGTCCACCGGGAGCAGTACGAGGAGGCGGTGGAGCTGGCCGCCACAGCCGCCGCCAAGTACGGCGAGCGCATCGGCCCCGTCGTGAGCGCCAAGCAGCAGGCGCGGGTGCGCGGTTACATCGAGAAGGGGGTCGCGGAGGGCGCCCGGATCGTCGCGGGCGGCGCGGAACCCCCGTATGGGCAGGGCTACTTCATCGCGCCCACGGTCTTCGCCGACGTCACCCCCGAGATGACCATCGCCCAGGAGGAGATCTTCGGGCCGGTTCTGTCGATCATCCGGTACGAGGACGAGGACGACGCGCTGCGGATCGCCAACGGCACGGTCTACGGGCTCGCCGGCGCCGTGTGGGCGGGTGACGCGTCGGAGGCGGTGGCCTTCGCGCGCCGTATGGACACCGGGCAGGTCGACATCAACGGCGGACGCTTCAACCCGCTTGCCCCCTTTGGTGGTTACAAGCAGTCGGGCGTGGGCCGGGAGCTCGGTGCGCACGGCCTGGCCGAGTACCTCCAGACCAAGTCCCTGCAGTTCTGA
- a CDS encoding YiaA/YiaB family inner membrane protein, whose protein sequence is MSDTAGKQQNTAAFYGQAVASFVVAMAATAIGIFKLEADVWVRAFLGIAVLYLVTSAFTLAKVIRDRQEAENRAYHPFEKL, encoded by the coding sequence ATGAGTGACACAGCGGGCAAGCAGCAGAACACGGCCGCCTTCTACGGGCAGGCGGTCGCCTCCTTCGTCGTCGCCATGGCCGCCACGGCGATCGGCATCTTCAAGCTGGAGGCCGATGTCTGGGTGCGGGCGTTCCTGGGGATCGCCGTCCTGTACCTCGTCACCTCCGCCTTCACCCTCGCCAAGGTGATCAGGGACCGGCAGGAGGCGGAGAACCGCGCGTACCACCCGTTCGAGAAGCTCTGA
- a CDS encoding DMT family transporter codes for MNASPARRTDLLAAGAATVTVVLWASAFVSIRSAGEEYSPGALALGRLLAGALTLGIFCLVRREGWPPRAAWPGIAISGLLWFGFYMVALNWGEQQVDAGTAALVVNIGPVLVALLAARLLGDAMPPRLLAGMAVSFAGAVAVGLSMSSGGGSSVLGVVLCLLAAVGYAGGVVAQKPALGHASALQVTTFGCLVGAVACLPFAGQLVSDAADAPLSATLNMVYLGVFPTALAFTTWAYALSRTTASRMGATTYAVPALVVLMSWLALGEVPKLLTLAGGALCLAGVAVSRSRGRATAPEVVSAPQPERASESA; via the coding sequence ATGAACGCCTCCCCCGCCCGCCGCACCGACCTGCTCGCCGCCGGTGCCGCCACCGTCACCGTGGTGCTGTGGGCCTCCGCCTTCGTGTCCATCCGCAGCGCGGGTGAGGAGTACTCGCCGGGTGCGTTGGCGCTCGGGCGGCTGCTGGCGGGAGCTCTCACGTTGGGGATCTTCTGTCTCGTACGGCGGGAAGGGTGGCCGCCGCGGGCGGCGTGGCCCGGGATCGCGATATCGGGGCTGTTGTGGTTCGGCTTTTACATGGTCGCCCTCAACTGGGGCGAGCAGCAGGTGGATGCGGGGACGGCCGCCCTGGTCGTGAACATCGGGCCGGTCCTGGTCGCGCTGCTCGCCGCGCGGCTGCTCGGTGACGCGATGCCGCCGCGGCTGCTGGCGGGCATGGCGGTGTCGTTCGCGGGTGCGGTGGCCGTGGGGCTGTCGATGTCGAGCGGGGGCGGGTCGTCGGTGCTCGGGGTGGTGCTGTGTCTGCTGGCCGCCGTCGGCTACGCGGGCGGGGTCGTGGCGCAGAAGCCCGCGCTCGGCCATGCCAGTGCGCTCCAGGTGACGACGTTCGGGTGTCTGGTCGGGGCGGTGGCCTGTCTGCCGTTCGCCGGGCAGTTGGTGTCGGACGCGGCGGACGCCCCGCTGTCGGCGACGCTCAACATGGTCTATCTCGGCGTGTTCCCGACCGCGCTGGCCTTCACGACGTGGGCCTACGCCCTGTCCCGTACGACGGCCAGCCGGATGGGCGCCACCACCTACGCCGTCCCCGCACTCGTCGTCCTGATGTCGTGGCTGGCGCTCGGCGAGGTGCCGAAGCTGCTCACGCTCGCGGGCGGGGCGCTGTGCCTGGCCGGGGTGGCGGTGTCGCGGTCGCGCGGACGGGCCACGGCGCCGGAGGTGGTGTCGGCACCGCAGCCCGAGCGGGCCTCGGAATCAGCGTGA
- a CDS encoding Zn-dependent alcohol dehydrogenase — MVRAAVLPAIGSPLEITDIDLPDPGPDRIRVRLAAAGVCHSDLSLSNGTMRVPVPAVLGHEGAGTVVAVGEGVTHLVPGDRVVLNWAPSCGSCHACALGEVWLCANALNGAADVHARRTSDGTDLHPGLNVAAFAEETVVSASCALTLPEGIPLTDAALLGCAVLTGYGAVHHSARVQPGETVAVYGVGGVGLAALQAARIAGASKIVAVDVSPEKEELARNAGATDYVVASDATAREIRALTGRQGVDVAVECVGRATTIRTAWDSTRRGGRTTVVGIGGKDQQVTFNALEIFHWGRTLSGCVYGNSDPAKDLPVLAEHVRAGRLDLGALVTERIALDGIPAAFEHMLAGKGGRALVVF; from the coding sequence ATGGTCCGCGCCGCCGTTCTGCCCGCCATCGGCTCCCCGCTGGAGATCACCGACATCGACCTGCCCGACCCCGGCCCGGACCGCATCCGCGTCCGCCTCGCCGCCGCCGGCGTCTGCCACTCCGACCTGTCCCTGTCCAACGGCACCATGCGGGTACCGGTCCCGGCCGTCCTCGGCCACGAAGGCGCCGGGACGGTCGTCGCCGTGGGCGAGGGGGTCACCCACCTCGTACCCGGTGACCGTGTCGTCCTCAACTGGGCTCCTTCCTGCGGCAGTTGCCACGCCTGCGCCCTCGGTGAGGTCTGGCTGTGCGCCAACGCGTTGAACGGCGCCGCCGACGTCCACGCCCGGCGCACGTCCGACGGCACCGACCTGCACCCCGGCCTCAACGTGGCCGCGTTCGCCGAGGAGACCGTCGTCTCCGCGTCCTGCGCCCTCACCCTCCCCGAGGGCATCCCGCTCACCGACGCGGCCCTCCTCGGCTGCGCGGTCCTCACCGGCTACGGCGCCGTCCACCACTCGGCACGCGTCCAGCCGGGGGAGACGGTGGCGGTGTACGGCGTCGGGGGAGTGGGTCTTGCGGCACTCCAGGCGGCGCGTATCGCGGGCGCGTCGAAGATCGTCGCGGTCGATGTCTCCCCGGAGAAGGAGGAGTTGGCGCGGAATGCGGGCGCCACGGACTACGTCGTCGCCTCCGACGCCACGGCCCGCGAGATCCGCGCCCTGACCGGCAGGCAGGGCGTCGACGTCGCCGTGGAGTGCGTGGGCCGTGCGACGACCATCCGCACGGCCTGGGACTCCACCCGCCGCGGCGGACGCACCACGGTCGTGGGCATCGGCGGCAAGGACCAGCAGGTCACCTTCAACGCCCTGGAGATCTTCCACTGGGGCCGCACCCTGTCCGGCTGCGTCTACGGCAACTCGGACCCCGCGAAGGACCTCCCGGTCCTCGCCGAGCACGTCCGCGCGGGCCGCCTGGACCTGGGAGCGCTGGTGACGGAGCGGATCGCGCTGGACGGGATTCCGGCGGCGTTCGAGCACATGCTGGCGGGGAAGGGCGGACGGGCGCTGGTGGTGTTCTGA
- a CDS encoding TetR/AcrR family transcriptional regulator: protein MARPRKPLLSTDRIVDTARALVDAEGLAAVSTRRLAAELGVSGPSLYNHFRTKDEILEAVADSVSTQVDLSMFEDGRDWRTALHDWAVSYRAALRDHPNIVPVLAQGPGRRPAGLRLADAVYGAMVEAGWPPAQATSIGALMRYFIMGSALGSFAGGFVDDASAYDPADYPHLGQAHLLAEQQEKIDERAFETGLTALLDGLMQQYEQVKRSAPREVP from the coding sequence ATGGCCCGACCGCGCAAGCCCCTCCTCAGCACCGACCGGATCGTCGACACCGCACGGGCGCTCGTGGACGCGGAGGGTCTTGCGGCGGTCTCGACCCGCCGGCTCGCCGCCGAGCTGGGCGTGAGCGGGCCCTCGCTCTACAACCACTTCCGGACGAAGGACGAGATCCTGGAGGCGGTCGCCGACTCGGTGAGCACCCAGGTCGATCTGTCGATGTTCGAGGACGGCCGGGACTGGCGGACCGCGCTGCACGACTGGGCCGTCTCCTACCGGGCCGCACTGCGCGACCACCCGAACATCGTCCCGGTGCTGGCCCAGGGCCCCGGCCGCCGTCCCGCCGGACTGCGCCTCGCCGACGCCGTCTACGGCGCGATGGTCGAGGCCGGCTGGCCTCCCGCGCAGGCCACCTCGATCGGCGCACTGATGCGGTACTTCATCATGGGCTCCGCGCTCGGCTCGTTCGCCGGGGGCTTCGTGGACGACGCGAGCGCGTACGACCCCGCCGACTACCCCCACCTCGGGCAGGCGCACCTCCTCGCCGAGCAGCAGGAGAAGATCGACGAACGGGCCTTCGAGACGGGACTGACCGCGCTGCTGGACGGGCTGATGCAGCAATACGAACAGGTCAAGCGGAGCGCTCCGCGGGAAGTGCCGTGA
- a CDS encoding DUF3574 domain-containing protein: protein MNLQLTRTQAAFAVAGLLLAVGAPTAYATFDDGTSAAPRRGEPYIETQLFFGTARPDGGPAVTDKQFMAFIDKEVTPGFPNGLTVQSGRGQWKDVSGTIEKERSYELILLYPAAEAGTSDRKIEEIRRDYEKAFGQESVGRVDDRAQVDF from the coding sequence ATGAATCTCCAACTCACGCGCACTCAGGCCGCGTTCGCCGTGGCCGGGCTGCTGCTCGCCGTCGGCGCTCCGACCGCCTACGCCACCTTCGACGACGGGACCTCCGCCGCGCCGCGGCGCGGGGAGCCGTACATCGAGACCCAGCTCTTCTTCGGCACCGCGCGCCCGGACGGCGGTCCGGCCGTCACCGACAAGCAGTTCATGGCCTTCATCGACAAGGAGGTCACGCCCGGCTTCCCGAACGGGCTGACCGTGCAGAGCGGGCGCGGTCAGTGGAAGGACGTGAGCGGCACGATCGAGAAGGAGCGGTCGTACGAGCTGATCCTGCTGTATCCGGCGGCGGAGGCGGGTACGAGCGACCGGAAGATCGAGGAGATCCGCCGGGACTACGAGAAGGCCTTCGGCCAGGAGTCGGTGGGCCGGGTCGACGACCGGGCCCAGGTCGACTTCTGA
- a CDS encoding TetR/AcrR family transcriptional regulator produces the protein MSAAQETAGGEPQAWGEVTPDAARRLLIAAVEAFAERGYHATTTRDIAGRAGMSPAALYIHYKTKEELLHRISRIGHEKALDILRTAAQRQGSPAERLADAVSSFVRWHAGGRTTARVVQYELDSLGPEARAEIVALRRQCDAEVRGIIEDGVAAGEFDVLDVKGTTLAVLSLCVDVARWFSIDGPWTPDEVGALYADLVLRMVGAK, from the coding sequence ATGAGTGCGGCGCAGGAGACGGCCGGCGGCGAACCGCAGGCGTGGGGCGAGGTCACGCCGGACGCGGCCCGGCGGCTGCTGATCGCCGCCGTGGAGGCCTTCGCCGAGCGCGGCTACCACGCCACCACGACCCGTGACATCGCGGGCCGCGCTGGTATGAGCCCGGCCGCGCTCTACATCCACTACAAGACCAAGGAAGAGCTGCTTCACCGCATCAGCCGGATCGGGCATGAGAAGGCACTCGACATCCTGCGTACGGCGGCGCAGCGCCAGGGCAGCCCGGCGGAGCGGCTCGCCGATGCCGTGAGCTCCTTCGTGCGCTGGCACGCCGGGGGGCGCACCACCGCGCGGGTCGTGCAGTACGAACTCGACTCACTCGGCCCCGAGGCCCGCGCGGAGATCGTCGCGCTGCGCCGTCAGTGCGACGCCGAGGTGCGCGGGATCATCGAGGACGGCGTGGCCGCGGGCGAGTTCGACGTCCTCGATGTGAAGGGCACCACGCTCGCGGTGCTCTCGCTCTGCGTCGACGTCGCCCGCTGGTTCAGCATCGACGGTCCGTGGACCCCGGACGAGGTCGGCGCGCTCTATGCCGACCTCGTGCTGCGGATGGTGGGGGCGAAGTAG
- a CDS encoding MaoC family dehydratase, which translates to MAEPRIFTSADELKAAVGEQLGHTDWLEIDQKRIDLFAEATGDHQWIHVDPEKAATGPFGTTIAHGYLTLSLLPLFGPQLIKVEGVKMGVNYGTNKVRFPAPVPVGSRLRATAAISGVDEVTGGVQVTVAFTVERDGGDKPVCVAESVSRYYL; encoded by the coding sequence ATGGCAGAGCCGAGGATCTTCACGTCCGCCGACGAACTGAAGGCGGCGGTGGGCGAGCAGCTGGGACACACCGACTGGCTGGAGATCGACCAGAAGCGGATCGACCTGTTCGCGGAGGCCACGGGTGATCACCAGTGGATCCACGTCGACCCGGAGAAGGCGGCGACCGGACCCTTCGGGACCACCATCGCCCACGGGTATCTCACGCTGTCGCTGCTTCCGCTCTTCGGACCCCAGCTGATCAAGGTCGAGGGCGTGAAGATGGGCGTCAACTACGGGACGAACAAGGTCCGTTTCCCCGCACCGGTGCCGGTCGGATCGCGGCTGCGCGCCACCGCCGCGATCAGCGGCGTCGACGAGGTGACCGGGGGCGTGCAGGTGACCGTCGCCTTCACCGTGGAGCGCGACGGCGGCGACAAACCGGTGTGCGTCGCCGAGTCGGTGTCCCGCTATTACCTCTGA
- a CDS encoding MFS transporter: MDMAPSAQPLPTAALPTANRRRVATAAALASAVEWYDYFVFGIAAALVLGDLYFPAGSSTAGVLASFATFAVGFLARPLGGIVAGQLGDKRGRKPMLVLALTLMGVATTGIGLLPTYETIGVAAPILLVLLRVAQGVAVGAQWGGAMLLATEYAPEGKRGVYGSVVQLGVPIGVVTANTVFLLAGAFTSESAFAAWGWRIPFLIGLFVLALAWYIHTRVEETPEFRAAERELSEQEKAERNSPLRTILRNHLGTVLLAGGSFAVNTATFYILITGVLDYTTRELDMKRGAVLTVSLCVSLTQLILIPASAALSDRVGRIRVYAFGAAGIALWAVPLFLLIDTGSLLWLAVGTFVASCFLSIMYGPQAALFAELFTPEMRYTGASLGYQIAAVCGGGLAPFVMVLLLEATGTSMAVSAYIIGLSVIALLSIKVLADRARSR; the protein is encoded by the coding sequence ATGGACATGGCCCCCTCCGCTCAGCCTCTCCCCACGGCCGCCCTCCCCACAGCCAATCGCCGCCGCGTCGCCACCGCGGCAGCCCTCGCCTCGGCCGTCGAGTGGTACGACTACTTCGTCTTCGGCATCGCCGCCGCCCTCGTCCTCGGCGACCTGTACTTCCCCGCCGGCAGCTCCACCGCCGGCGTACTCGCCTCCTTCGCCACCTTCGCGGTCGGCTTCCTCGCCCGTCCCCTCGGCGGCATCGTCGCGGGCCAGCTCGGTGACAAGCGAGGCCGCAAGCCCATGCTGGTCCTCGCGCTCACGCTGATGGGCGTCGCCACCACCGGCATCGGCCTGCTCCCGACGTACGAGACGATCGGCGTCGCCGCCCCGATCCTCCTGGTCCTCCTCCGCGTCGCACAGGGCGTCGCCGTCGGCGCGCAGTGGGGCGGTGCGATGCTGCTGGCCACCGAGTACGCCCCCGAGGGCAAGCGCGGTGTGTACGGCAGCGTCGTCCAACTCGGCGTACCCATCGGCGTGGTGACCGCCAACACCGTCTTCCTGCTGGCCGGGGCGTTCACCTCCGAGTCGGCGTTCGCGGCCTGGGGCTGGCGTATCCCGTTCCTGATCGGCCTGTTCGTGCTCGCGCTCGCCTGGTACATCCACACGCGCGTCGAGGAGACCCCGGAATTCCGTGCGGCAGAACGGGAGCTGAGCGAGCAGGAGAAGGCGGAGCGGAACTCCCCGCTGCGCACGATCCTCCGCAACCACCTCGGCACGGTCCTCCTCGCCGGCGGCTCCTTCGCCGTGAACACCGCGACCTTCTACATCCTCATCACCGGCGTCCTCGACTACACGACCCGCGAACTCGACATGAAACGCGGCGCGGTCCTCACCGTCTCCCTCTGCGTCAGCCTCACCCAGCTGATCCTCATCCCCGCGTCCGCCGCCCTGTCCGACCGGGTCGGCCGCATCCGGGTCTACGCGTTCGGCGCGGCCGGCATCGCGCTGTGGGCCGTACCGCTGTTCCTGCTGATCGACACGGGTTCGCTGCTGTGGCTGGCCGTCGGCACGTTCGTCGCCAGCTGCTTCCTCAGCATCATGTACGGCCCCCAGGCCGCCCTGTTCGCCGAGCTGTTCACGCCCGAGATGCGCTACACCGGCGCCTCTCTCGGCTACCAGATCGCGGCAGTGTGCGGCGGCGGACTCGCGCCCTTCGTGATGGTGCTGCTCCTGGAGGCCACGGGCACGTCAATGGCGGTGTCGGCCTACATCATCGGGCTCTCCGTCATCGCCCTGCTGTCCATCAAGGTCCTTGCGGACAGGGCACGTTCACGCTGA